A single region of the Populus nigra chromosome 2, ddPopNigr1.1, whole genome shotgun sequence genome encodes:
- the LOC133681704 gene encoding uncharacterized protein LOC133681704 codes for MVASTNLIISCNFSCLPLKVNPKPKSLLKTHYTSLLFSNTSTRKGLNISNLVKPQYIYNNKKGVLQTCYSTLNSDNKSPDDQVLDKDATGGGKEGGRDWTTSILLFVFWGGLIYYVFNLTPDQTPSRDMYFLEKLLNLKGDDGFRMNSVLVSLWYIMGLWPLVYSMLLLPTGRSSKTNIPVWPFLILSCFGGAYALLPYFILWRPPPPPVEENELGRWPLNFLESKLTSGILLAAGLTIIVNAALNGGEWKEFYQYFRESKFIHITCLDFTLLSAFGPFWVYNDMTARKWYDKGSWLLLISLVPFLGPALYLVLRPSLSEMPVSQSPTSSEEQ; via the exons ATGGTTGCTAGCACAAATCTCATCATCTCCTGCAACTTCTCTTGTCTTCCTCTCAAGGTTAACCCAAAGCCCAAATCTTTACTCAAAACTCATTACACATCTTTACTGTTTTCAAATACCAGTACAAGAAAAGGCttgaatatttcaaatttagttAAGCCCCAATACATTTATAACAATAAGAAGGGTGTTCTTCAGACTTGTTACAGCACCTTAAACTCTGACAACAAGTCACCGGATGACCAAGTTTTAGATAAAGATGCTACGGGTGGTGGTAAAGAGGGAGGAAGGGACTGGACAACCTCAATTTTGCTATTTGTCTTCTGGGGTGGGCTCATTTACTATGTTTTCAACCTCACTCCAGACCAGACTCcg TCAAGGGACATGTATTTCTTGGAGAAACTTCTCAATTTGAAGGGAGATGATGGCTTTAGGATGAATTCTGTGCTTGTGTCATTGTGGTACATCATGGGTCTTTGGCCTTTAGTTTATAGCATGCTTCTACTTCCAACAGGCAGAAG CTCAAAAACCAATATTCCTGTTTGGCCATTCCTTATTCTTTCATGTTTTGGTGGTGCATATGCTCTTCTACCCTATTTTATTCTCTGGAGACCGCCACCACCTCCTGTTGAAGAAAATGAGCTTGGAAGATGGCCTCTTAATTTTTTGGAATCAAAGTTGACTTCTGGA ATATTACTGGCTGCAGGGCTGACTATAATCGTCAATGCAGCTTTAAATGGTGGTGAATGGAAGGAGTTCTACCAGTATTTCAGGGAAAGCAAATTT ATCCACATCACATGCCTTGATTTTACTCTATTATCTGCTTTTGGCCCCTTTTGGGTTTACAACGATATGACTGCCAGGAAGTG GTATGACAAAGGTTCATGGCTTCTTCTCATATCACTGGTTCCATTCTTGGGTCCTGCATTGTATCTAGTCCTCCGGCCATCACTCTCAGAAATGCCTGTTTCACAGAGCCCCACTTCATCTGAAGAGCAGTAG